The sequence TTAATGTGCAACAATAATTCATAAGGGGCGCCTAACTGCTTGGCTTCCGTCATCAACTCATCTGTCGACATATGGGCTACTTGTTTGATTTGCGCCTGCATTTTCCGCATATGGCGGACTGCTTCAACAATATTGCCCGTTCCTGGCTCGCCTTTTGTGCGAATCATTGAAGCGCCTTCGCCAATCCGGCGTGCCGCTTCGCCGAGGTCACGGGCTCCGCAGACAAACGGCACTGTAAAATCACGTTTGTTTAAATGATAGACTTCATCAGCCGGTGTCAGCACTTCGCTTTCATCAATGTAATCGACGCCCATCGCTTCCAGTACTTTCGCTTCAACGATATGGCCAATGCGTGCTTTTGCCATGACTGGAATCGAAACAGCGTTTAACACTTCTTCTGTCACAGTTGGGTCTGCCATTCTCGCCACACCGCCAGCTGCACGAATATCAGAAGGCACCCGTTCCAACGCCATGACCGCGACAGCACCCGCTTCTTCAGCAATTTTGGCTTGTTCGGCATTAATGACATCCATAATAACGCCGCCTTTTTGCATTTGCGCCATTCCTTGTTTCACCCGGTCTGTTCCGACTACTTTTTCCATTTGTCCCACTC is a genomic window of Shouchella clausii containing:
- the pdxS gene encoding pyridoxal 5'-phosphate synthase lyase subunit PdxS — its product is MEKVVGTDRVKQGMAQMQKGGVIMDVINAEQAKIAEEAGAVAVMALERVPSDIRAAGGVARMADPTVTEEVLNAVSIPVMAKARIGHIVEAKVLEAMGVDYIDESEVLTPADEVYHLNKRDFTVPFVCGARDLGEAARRIGEGASMIRTKGEPGTGNIVEAVRHMRKMQAQIKQVAHMSTDELMTEAKQLGAPYELLLHIKETGQLPVVNFAAGGIATPADAALMMHLGADGVFVGSGIFKSDNPEKFARAIVEATTHYTDYERIAELSKNLGSAMKGIDVATLAPAERMQDRGW